In Biomphalaria glabrata chromosome 16, xgBioGlab47.1, whole genome shotgun sequence, the sequence CTTATAAGTTCACACTCTTTTCTTTGTGGGGTACAACAACATACTCGATTCtttatacatttaaatgtaTGCATGTATACTGACTATTGTTGTTGTTCGTCCTATACTCCAGCTGTTATTATGTATAATGTGATAGGTGCACTAACAGAACATTATTTAACGAGATTAAATTTTTACCCCAACCCAAATGTATTACACCACCTACCATATCacttggtaataaattactacAAGAAGAAAGAGTCGATGGAATCTTAGGTTATAAAAATATCTGAAACGTTAGGGCTTTAACACAATATAGCTAAACATACACACAGTAAGGACATTTAACTTGACCTCCGTTAAAGTTAAATACAGCACACCTTTATACAGCCATGCACATTTGAATAGTCTCAAGGCCAGCTGTTTGACGACAGAGCGCTGTTGAAATATGACCAAAGTTGATGCCCTACCCTTGTTgatcgatttttttaaaaaatatttttacgcTGTGTATTTCTTGGAACTAGAGGACGTCCATGTAAAAAAAGGCGGTTATGTGACCTTGCCCACATGATGACCTGGTGACAGTGCATAGACCCAGTGAGCTATGCCGCGAGAGTTGAAGCAGGTAATAAAGAAGAGTGGAAGGAAGGGGTATTAGCAAGTATAGCTAGAAGCATAGCTCAACTGTTGCTCTTTAGCAATATGACTGTAACAGACATAGACTGTAATAGACATAGACTATAATAGACATAGACTATAATAGACATAGACTGTAATAGACATAGACTGTAATAGACATAGACTGTAATAGACATAGACTGTGATAGACATAGACTATAATAGACATAGACTGTAATAGACATAGACTGTGATAGACATAGACTGTAATAGACATAGACTGTAATAGACATAGACTGTGATAGACATAGACTGTAATAGACATAGACTGTTCTAGACATAGACTGTAATAGACATAGACTGTAATAGACATAGACTGTAATAGACATAGACTGTAATAGACATAgactgtatcttatcttatcttatataatacagacgttacttcaaaaaagaagatgattacgtcctacgcgtcatgcatttagtcatgcatattaaccaatgacttaaattctgccaagtcactggttttcctggctagctcaggcaacccattccatgctctaatagcactaggaaagaaggagcacttgtacaaatttgtcctagcatatgggacgaggaatgtgcctttatctttgtgtctttcagagtattttattaaattttgtttttgtatttgaagattatggttcagtgttttatgtattattgctactttacttttgagccttctgtcctgaaggctttctaaatttagtgattttactaaaggtgttactttagtcaaatgtgaatattcgtttgttatgaatcgcactgctctattttgtgtctgttctagtttcttaatgttttcttgagttgaggggtcccaaacagaggatgcatattctattattggcctaaccaaggttaaataacattttagttttatgttcttatttgatttatagaaatttcttttaataaatcctaatgctttgtttgatttttttgtagtttcatcaatatgtggattccatgacagtttttcatttattataacacctaggtattttgcgtttttagtctgtgttactggtttgccatgaataagataagtggaattaatttgttttagtttttttgttactcttaacaactgacatttttctgggtggaaagacatgctccaatttgattcccatttctgtaattcatctaattctctttgtaaaatatctgtgtcttgtgttgtttttattgttctatatattatgcaatcgtctgcaaataatctgacttttgttcctgaagtaatgcaatttggtaaatcatttatgtaaattaaaaatagtagtggacccaagactgttccttgaggtacacctgagtttactgttatcggtgttgatttagagccatttattattacagtttgttctctccctatcagaaaatctttaatccactgatgcagtggaccattaatgccgaaatattttaattttttaagcaaactatcgtggtgaactttgtcaaaagccttagaaaaatctagtaagatagcgtctatttgttcactattatctaaaccttttgaaaaatcatcaattagtcctattagttgtgtttcacatgatctatatttcctaaagccatgttggtatggtgtgaggacattatgtttgtctaagtggtttataatgttgctacatattatgtgttctaggattttacatgtaatgctggtaagtgatactggtctgtagtttcctgggtcagatttttctccttttttaaataggggggtgacattagcttctttccagtcctttggtactctgccctggttaagtgaagcctgaaagagtattttgaacactggtgctagctcattacttagttctttgagtaatctagctggaataccatcaggtccagaagctttatttggtttggtgttggctaatagtttttgaattccattttcttgtactactatattttctatgttgtctacttggttcaaattcagtaatatgtctttgtctcctggggctgagaatgctgatgcaaagtatttgtttagaatgtttgctttagtttcattatcattatgtattatgttatgttcatcttttaatggcgctacgcctgttgtttccattttcttagacttaatgtatgaccataggtttttgttgttgtctttagatattacattgtttatgtattcactctgcagctgtctgcttactttttgggttaagtgtttaatttttatatactttttgtaaactctttctgcattagtttctttaaattttctatataggttttccttctgtttacaaagcttctttagtctattaattattaattgtaatagaCATAGACTGTAATAGACATAGACTGTAATAGACATAGACTGTAATAGACATAGACTGTAATAGACATAGACTGTAATAGACATAGACTATAACAGAACCAGGCAAAAAGTAGCCAATAAGATGTGATTGCTATTTCTGATCCCATTTGCatttacaaaactaaaaatagactGATGTGCTCCGCGGTCACGCCTCATTCTTATatgcttaataataataataataataataataattttatttacagatcgctgttaacaaacaaaatgtatgtgAAACACTGTGAAAACATTACACACAAAACATTACACGCAAagacgagagctaaaatgacaaactaatctaaaacaaaagttttaaacagataggtcttaatgttcttcttgaatgcagtgtagcatgttgtctgtctgatatcaatggggagtgagtgagcttgtgagtcttggacgctgactgcttATCTAGAAAGGAAGATCCTAGCAatagaattgagatgctacagaaagattccaggtatcacttacaaagaaaGCATCTCTAATGAAGAGATTAAAACATGTGTAAAACAGCTATCGGACTCCATGATGGCTCGCTAACGTCTAtcaaaaaaacgcaagcttaaaatctaagGTTATATCACAGGATACTCAGttctcgcaaagaccttcctgcagTGAACAGTAACAGGAAAGGAAAACAGCACAAACGAATGGTCTGTCATTGAAATACATTCTATCTAAGACAGAGAGCAATAAAGAGAGGATGAGCAGATcgtatgtggtgccccaacggttcaacagactaagtcGCTAAGGGATAGTTCAAGGTAGGTAATAAACCCTAAGAGGTCACAGTCTATGAGAGAGGTGACAGTATGCAATACTTTTTTTAGCtacaatttattaaatgtaacatgctattaattttgaatgatggataatgttaataattattatttttaaaagtataattatacgctaaatgaatatatggaaatgctgtggctgaggggtaaagaaCTTGaaaccggaagtcccgtgttcaaatcttggtgaagactctagcaattttgagtttgtttccgcacaaactgtctttgtaaccttgtttaaattgattcttttggTGTCAGTAACCGAAATAAATGTGTAagatttcagcttgatcagagattgggtgttgggagagataacgtgtatgatttttttataaatcagacacattgaaatagttgaagttttgtaaaataaagaTTGTCGTTTAAACACATTAGACTCTTCAGTTGACTCTACAAaggtaaaaatataattgttctATCTTTATTACCATGCCCCTATTCTGCTTGCATATTCATGGAAATTGGGTCGGTGGGTGGCCGCGGTTCTTGAAAACCGcttgttgtgattgttgtgaaTTTGTAGCCTATGACTTTGACATGTATACATCACATATGCAATACTTCAAGAACACCAGGGATGCGTtaggaataagaaatatttaataaagaaataagaataaattataactgTAGATAACGCCAACAAAGGCTGAATTCCTAAATATACATTAACTATCAAACTGCCTTATAATGGTTCCTACTACGCTATCACAAAACTCCGGTCCTctgtcaacaataacaaaacccCAAGGGCCGTCACCCCGCTTTACCTAGTCAACCAAtggaataataataaatacaataaataaacatagaaatcCTCACATCTTACAACCAAGGTTCTATAAGGTGTTGTCAACAATGGtctatacaaacacaatcaccacaTTCCCCCCTTACCAAAATAAGCTATTAATATAACTTATTAATAGCGTAAAGAAAGAgtgaaatggagaaaaaaaatacacacagatCCACGATTCTACATTTCCCAAATACATCCCTTAGTTACAATATCACCAAATTAAATTCTCCACATCAAAGACAACTAATGTAGGAGAAAAAGAATGTAAcaattcaaatttaaatcaaCAGGGTTGTCGATAGGACTGGTGGCAATTTGAGAGAAAAGAATTAGCACATTCATTTCTTTACATTTAGCCTTAGAGTAGCGTAATTATAAAACAGGACATTTAGTCTATAGTTAGGTCGTCTCTGAGTACATTAAACAATTCAACAACTTCAACATCATTCTCGATATCACTGACTTTGCAGGCTTAAGGCCAGTGGAATATGTCTTATGAAGCTCTTTCTAAGGTCCCCCACTATGAGGCTCAATAACGAAAGTCGATGCGTAACAGTCTCACCATTTCCACAATGTGGGGTCAGCCCTCACACCGTTCTTTTAGTTCCTCAACTATAAGGTCTCACTATTTTCCAACCTTGACAGAGTGTCTGCGATGACGTTGTCTACCCCTTCCACGTGTTTGACGTCATATTGAAAGTCAGACAGTTTTAATGCCCAACGGGCCATTCTTCCATTGTTTAATTTGCGACCGTTCAGCGCTTTGAGGGGTGCATGGTCAGTTTGGAGAATGAACGACTTGCCTAATAGATATCTAGCAAGTTTAGCGGTGGCCCAGACGATGGCTAGGCATTCTCTTTCTACAACTGCATATCGTTGCTCTGTGTCCGTCAGCTTACGGCTGATGTAACATACGGGATGGAGATTGCCCTCATGTTCCTGCAGTAAGCACGCTCCAATCCCCGTAGACGACGCATCGGTTGCTAAGGTAAATGTCTTTGACAGGTCTGGTAGTTGTAGGATAGGTTCCGATTGGAatacttgttttatttcttgCACAGATTCCTCGCAATGTTGGTCCCACTCAATTTTCCTCTGTGTGTTATTCTGCCTACGTTCCGTTTTACCGTTCTTAGTTTTTGTCAAATCCGTTAAGGGTGTCATCATTTCTGCACAGTTAGGAATGTATTTCCTGTAAAAGTTAACCAAACCGATTAATCTCTTAACGTCCTTTACGTTCTTTGGAGTCTCAATTTCTAGGATTCGTTGTATGGTGTTTCCCTTTGGTATTAATTGTCCATATCTTATGTCATGGCCTAGAAATTCAATAGTATCTGTAGCAAGTTCTAGTTTACTTGGTCGAGCAGTTAGACCATGTCGTTGAAGGGTGTTCAAGATTGACTCTAAAGCTTCCACATGTTCCTGCCAGTTCTCactatacacacatatatcatCCATATATGCGATCACATTTTTATGGCCTGCCAGAACTATTCTCATAAGTCTGTTGAATGTTGCAGGAGCATTCACCAGGCCGAATGGCATATACTTCCATTGGTATAGTCCAAATGGAGTAGAAAATGCCGTTAGGTGGCGTGCACTTTCGGCTACTGGAATCTGATAGTAACCTTTTGCAAGGTCTAGCTTActaaatattttggcattagcTAAAGTAGCAAACAAGTCCTCTGGGTTGGGCATGGGTTCTGCGTCTAAATCTGTAATGCTGTTTAATTGACGATAGTCTACGCACATTCTGGTTTCtccgttttttttcttgaccatTACTACTGGAGCTGCAAATGGGGATTTCGATCTTTCGATAATTCCCAGACTTGTAAGTTCATCTATCTCCTTTCTAATCGCTTCTCTGTAATTTAGTGGCAAGTTGTAGCGGATTACCTTTCTTGGTTTGTCTCCCGTAGTGGTGATGTCATGGGCTATGGTTGTTGTCTTTCCCGGCACGTGGGTTAATACTTTCTCATACTTTTGTAGGATTGCCTTGATTTGGTTTTTCTTCTCTTCCGCTACGTTGCCGATTTTTACACATGTCCAGTTTTCTGCATTTGTTGTGAATGTAGGTAGCGTATTCTCATTATCATTATCTTCTTCAGAAATCATAGCAACATTTATGGTTTCTGCTTGATGGGTTTCATTGATCAATTCACTGGGTCTCAAATGATATGGGGATAAAATATTAatgtgaaatattttcttttttccattGACTTCAATCTCGTAATCTACATTGTTCATTTTCCTTGTGATTTTAAATGGCCCTCTCCACGATAGTTCCATTTTGTTCTTATCTGGTAGCAACACACGAACTTCTTCACCAACTTTAAATGTTCTTAATCTCCTATTTCTATTCACTCTTTGTCTTGTTTCTATTCCTTTGTCGTTGAGTGATTCTTTTGCGATATGACAAGCTCGAATTATTCGGTCTCTAAGGTTAACTATGGCCTCTAGCGAGTTTCTTCTATCTTCATCTAgatccttcttgtagagtagAGATTTCAATATTTGGAGCGGCCCCCTTGGGTTCGCTCCATAAATTAGCTCAAATGGTGAGAACCCAGTACTATTTTGAGGAACTTCCCTGTATGCAAAAAGTACACAAGGTAAAAATAAGTCCCAGTCCTCTTCTCTACCTACTTAAGCCTTTTCTAACATGGTTTTTACAGTCCCGTTTAGTCGTTCGCAGACCCCATTGCTCTGGGGGCAGTAGGGGGTCGTGAAACACTGCTTTATCCCTAGGGTGTtcgtaatgtgacgagtaaggtTTGCTGTGAACTGTACCCCTCTATCGCTTAGGATAGTATCCGGGAACCCAATTCTAGTGAACAAGTTCAGCAAAGCTCCAGCTGTTTCTTCTGCTGTAGCCTTTTTCAAAGGATATGCTTCTGCCCATCGTGTAGCGAAATCTACAATTGTTAGGATATACCTGTGACCCCTTTTTGACATTGTGGCTGTCGGTCCTATAATATCAACTGCAATTTTCTCGAAAGGTCTACATGCTAGATCTGTTCTCTGTATAGGAGCTGGTCTCGGTTTGTTTTTCCTCATGTCCATGCATATTTTGCAGGATGACACATATTTAGCAATATCTTTGTCCATGCCAGGCCAATAGAAGGAGTGTTggattctttgttttgtttttgcgcGACCCATATGTCCAGCTACTGATAGATCGTGACCTTGCTGTAGTATCATTAATCTGTATTCCTTGGGTGTTACTAATTGTTTGAATTCACCCCTTTGATCGGTATATTTTCTAATTAAGGTGCCTTGTTTTATTATGAATTCTTTTTTACTTCTCTTCGTGCTTGCTACTGTTCCTTTCTTTgccaaattaaaaattttagtcAGAGTGGGGTCTTTCTTTTGAGCTTCTTGAAATTTTTCTGGATTGCATTTCTCTGTCATAGTGTCACCCCCAGGCGTTTCGTCACTATCGTCTCTTCTAGTTCTGTTCAGGAGGTCATCGCCAGAACTTTCCTGTTCTCGTTTCAATTTTTGTTGTCTGGTTTCAACTTGCTGTATGGTTTCTATAGGACTTGTCTGGCTAGGGATCTGTACTTCTTTTCGGTTGGGGTTTTGTGCCATTTGTTGTTGCATCTGCATACAATCATCTTGTTGAGGTAACTTCCAGTTATACAATTCTTTCCAACTGTTGATCTGAGCCTCTTTTGGAAATTCTATGTTTGGAACATTTCCTATCAACAAATCGAATGGTCCATTATCAACAACTATAGCTTCAactgttttattgaaataagggGAGTTAATGTGTACTATAGCGGTCGGGTAACTTTTGACCTGCCCTCCAAAACCTTGTACTTTGCATTGTCTTTTGGTGTACTGATGGGGACTCACAAGTTTTGCTAGAAGTACACATTTCGTGGCCCCTGTGTCGCGTAGGGAAAGGATGTGATTCCCGTTAACTATTGCAGGGGTAACGTACGGTGAAAGACTCTCTGCTAAGCCTCCTACGTGAGCTACAACATCATTCTTCCAGTATTCTCTTCGCCTTGCCTCTCTACAGTACTTCGCTATGTGTCCTATTTTCCTACAGTTAAAGCATCTCACTTCATTTCTCTGGGCCGATGACTGATTTGGTCTATAATCATTTtgttctctctctgtatatctctGTATATCTCTGTCTTGTGGTGGGCTACGTTGTTGTGCTGTTTCTTTCCTTGTAAATCGTGCTGCTGTAGGGACTGTTGTGGCGGCAAATTCGATTTCTTCACTGTTTTCAACCTTTTGTAGTATTTCGCCCGGATGTGCTGCTACATAAGTTTGACACAGTTCCATAACGGTCTCCACACTTCTCGGTTTTCTTTCCTGTAGGAAAGCAAACAAATGCTTCCCAGCAGTTGATACGATTTTGTCCACGATGATAAACTGCTTCAGATTCTCGAACGATTCTTCAATTCCAGACGCTTGAACCCATTTTTCGAACGTTATTTTCACATCAGAAACAAATTGCTTCATGTTGCCGTCTGATGGTGGTTTTAGCTCATGAAACTTCTGTCGGTAGTCGTCTTCGCTGTATTGATAGAAATCaagtaatgttttcttgaggatGGCATAGTTTGCTACCCCGTCATCGCTTAGGACTTGTAGTGCATCGAGGGCCTTTCCTCCGACCAAACTGAGAAGTTGTATGGCCCATTCGTGTTGTGGTTCTTTTTCAAGTTTCATCAGCATTTCAAATCTGTTGATAAATGCATCCATCTTATCCGTGCCTTCCACGAATTTTTGTCTCTTTGTTTGGGGCGTGTTTCTTTTCCTCGTGTCTCTATTTTCCTGCTCCTCTACATCCTTTGCTTTACTCTCTTTTTCGATTGCGGCAATTTTGGCCTTCGATTCCTCGTCGTCTCTTTTTATTTTGGCCGCTACTTGGTCCTCTTCTAGTTTCCATTTAAATCTCATCTCTTCTTCCTGCATTGCCATCTTCCGTTCTTCTATTTTCGCCTTTTCTTCTTCTACTTTCGccctttgtttcctttcttcttcttctactttcgccctttgtttcctttcttcttcttctactttcgccctttgtttcctttcttcttcttctactttcgccctttgtttcctttcttcttcttctactttcgccttttctttcctttcttcttctctttctttcctctcttccATTCTAGCATCTCTCTCCTCATTCTGTTTTATGATTTTAGCAACCCACTCGTCCAATTCTTCTCTTTGGTAGCCAAGACTCTTCCCCGTTTCATATAGTTTTAGTAGGTCACCGTATACTTTCTCGGCCATTTTATGGACGTAGGTTTGTTCTTATACTTTACGACAAGCCTTTTAGTCCCTGAGTTACTTGATTTCCCAGCTCTATATTTGAAGTCAGTAGAGCTTACTGCTGACCAGAAGATAATAGATAACAACTATAATGATGAAATAGTTCACCTGTCAACTTGTTGACACACTTGCTGCTCCACcattgttgtgattgttgtgaaTTTGTAGCCTATGACTTTGACATGTATACATTACATATGCAATACTTCAAGAACACCAGGGATGCGTtaggaataagaaatatttaataaagaaataagaataaattataactgTAGATAACGCCAACAAAGGCTGAATTCCTAAATATACATTAACTATCAAACTGCCTTATAATGGTTCCTACTACGCTATCACAAAACTCCGGTCCTctgtcaacaataacaaaacccCAAGGGCCGTCACCCCGCTTTACCTAGTCAACCAAtggaataataataaatacaataaataaacatagaaatcCTCACATCTTACAACCAAGGTTCTATAAGGTGTTGTCAACAATGGtctatacaaacacaatcaccacaccgctaatgaaaaaaaaattaaagttcccatattagaccttgtgatctataaggaagatgatgtaagggtcaactgtttatgtggcccacggttaacgagggtgtcatgtggccaacacaacgaccaaccgtttttacttttgcccaactactgtcaggtacccattagagctgggtggactcagaagcgccctaagatcccgaaataaaaaaaaatcccagccttcaccaggattcaaacccaggaccccgggttcggaagccaagcactttaccgctcagcagCGCTATATCTTTATTACCATGAACGCGGTTCTTGATTAGCCACTATAAtggttttatgttgttgtttttttttaaatatattattcaaAAGTTGTTGAGAGAAAAGTAATCGCTCTTACAATTAGTTATCTCCCTTTTGAAGGAGAAattatctttaaaagaaaacaaatttatgttacttgttttaaatactatttgatattatacatttgtttataaaaaaagatgAAACGAGCTCGTACTAACCgaagagaggaaagagagagagagagagagaggggagagaataAAATCAACGCTTGTATCGAAATTGTACTTGTTTACGGTTAGAAGTTACACCTTATTGAAAAGTGCTTTTCTTGAACAAGAAAGTAAAACACCTGGCCCCTACTTCCAGTATGTTCCTAAAACATTTATACAGGAAATGTTGCCACggtacaatttaaaaacaaaaattgtcatgCGCATTtgaaccttttttattttagtaccTAAATGTGCATTTTGTTGCACCAGCCAGTTCCAGAGAAAggagtatatatatgttgtgCAATCATTGAAAGGAGTTTCCTCAGGGCTGTGGTTTAAACATATTTGACAACACAAAACTATGATCTCAAGCACTACACATAATATCAAACGTAAATTTTATAGATATATCTTAAACTGATTTTTTctcatatacatataaataaataaatagatagatagagagattaggatatatatatatatatatatatatatatatatatatatatatatatatatatatacatatatatatatatcatgggcgtagccaggggggggggttttggggttcaaaccccccccgaaatgaaatcccccccccttgggggggatcggaatttagtaaatgatttttttgctttgattttgtttattttaggtgagattttaatactaaaccatcaattgccccagcacaaccaatggggttttgaatttaaaaccccctaccaggg encodes:
- the LOC129923388 gene encoding uncharacterized protein LOC129923388 — its product is MAEKVYGDLLKLYETGKSLGYQREELDEWVAKIIKQNEERDARMEERKEREEERKEKAKVEEEERKQRAKVEEEERKQRAKVEEEERKQRAKVEEEERKQRAKVEEEKAKIEERKMAMQEEEMRFKWKLEEDQVAAKIKRDDEESKAKIAAIEKESKAKDVEEQENRDTRKRNTPQTKRQKFVEGTDKMDAFINRFEMLMKLEKEPQHEWAIQLLSLVGGKALDALQVLSDDGVANYAILKKTLLDFYQYSEDDYRQKFHELKPPSDGNMKQFVSDVKITFEKWVQASGIEESFENLKQFIIVDKIVSTAGKHLFAFLQERKPRSVETVMELCQTYVAAHPGEILQKVENSEEIEFAATTVPTAARFTRKETAQQRSPPQDRDIQRYTEREQNDYRPNQSSAQRNEVRCFNCRKIGHIAKYCREARRREYWKNDVVAHVGGLAESLSPYVTPAIVNGNHILSLRDTGATKCVLLAKLVSPHQYTKRQCKVQGFGGQVKSYPTAIVHINSPYFNKTVEAIVVDNGPFDLLIGNVPNIEFPKEAQINSWKELYNWKLPQQDDCMQMQQQMAQNPNRKEVQIPSQTSPIETIQQVETRQQKLKREQESSGDDLLNRTRRDDSDETPGGDTMTEKCNPEKFQEAQKKDPTLTKIFNLAKKGTVASTKRSKKEFIIKQGTLIRKYTDQRGEFKQLVTPKEYRLMILQQGHDLSVAGHMGRAKTKQRIQHSFYWPGMDKDIAKYVSSCKICMDMRKNKPRPAPIQRTDLACRPFEKIAVDIIGPTATMSKRGHRYILTIVDFATRWAEAYPLKKATAEETAGALLNLFTRIGFPDTILSDRGVQFTANLTRHITNTLGIKQCFTTPYCPQSNGVCERLNGTVKTMLEKA